The nucleotide sequence AGAATTATAAGAATTCCATAAGTCCCAAGAAGCTTGTCTATTAAATTGAATTGTGGTTTAATGCCTTTTCTTATTACTTTAAACCACCAACCCAATAGCAATATTAAAGAAAAGAGATAAAAGTACTGTGCTTTGCCATAATAGTAGCTGTCCTTGTGCCTTTGTATTACAACCATGGGAAGAAAGCTTGTACACATAACAAATACTATATTCACAAGGTCTTCCCAAGTATTAATTGCAATAAAGTATATTACAACAAGTACTAACAGCAGAGCATAAACCGGAATCCAGTAATTCCAAGCTTCATTGTAAACTAAGGCAAAATTTAAAAGCACCATTAAAATTATTAAAATTACATTGATTCTTTTTTTAATCAGTATAGTCATTTTTTTCTCCTGATTCTACTAACTAAATACAAGTTATTGCATTACAGTTATTTACCAAAATTCAATATTGCCCTAAAATGTATTAATATTATTTTATTTTAAAAAAATGTTTAATAACCAAAATTTTTATTATATTGTATATATCTTCTAGGTCTCTATTTAGTTATTCTATAATTTTTTTAAAAATCCTTCTGAAAAGTATTCATTTTTATCCATTATTTTCCGCTATGTTTCGACACAAAGTGGGTTTTTAAACCCAAAAATTAGTTGAAATAAACATTATATTAATTTTTATCTTACCTTTCCAACAAGTCAAAAAAAAAACAAGACCACCACATCTGTGATGATCTTGTCTTTATCCTGAAAAATATTATATTTATTCTTTATTTTAGTACATTCCGTCCATACCCATTCCGCCTCCTGGCATTGGAGCTGGGTTCTTTTCCGGAATATCAGCAACAACAGCTTCTGTTGTTAAGAATGTTGAAGCTACGGAAGCAGCATTTTGTAATGCACTTCTTGTAACCTTTGTTGGGTCTACGATACCGGCTTTGATCATGTTTACGTATTGTTCACGTAAAGCATCAAAACCTACGCCTGGTTCGCTAGCCTTTACCTTTTCTATGATTACAGAACCTTCTAAACCAGCATTTGTAGCAATCTGTCTTACTGGTTCTTCAAGAGCTCTCTTGATGATATTGATACCAACTTGAGCATCAGGATCATTCGCTGTTAGCTTAGCCACTTCATTAATTACATTAATGTAAGCAGTTCCGCCTCCTGGAACTATACCTTCTTCCACAGCTGCCTTAGTGGCCGCAAGAGCGTCTTCTATTCTTAACTTCTTTTCCTTAAGCTCAGTTTCAGTAGCTGCTCCAACCTTAACTACAGCAACTCCTCCTGCTAACTTAGCAAGTCTTTCCTGAAGCTTTTCTCTGTCGAAATCAGAAGTAGTTTCTTCTATCTGTCTCTTTATCTGAGCTACTCTGTTATGAATTTCATTCTTGTCGCCTTTACCGTTAACAATAACAGTATTTTCTTTTGAAATCTTAACACTTTCAGCTACACCAAGCATATCTAGAGTAGCTTCCTTTAAGTCCCTTCCTAATTCTTCTGATATAACTTCTCCGCCAGTAAGTATAGCTATATCCTGAAGCATTTCCTTTCTTCTGTCGCCGAAGCCAGGAGCCTTAACCCCTACACAAGTAAAGGTTCCTCTTAGCTTATTTAATACCAATGTAGCCATTGCTTCGCCTTCTATGTCTTCAGCAATGATTAAGAGCTTTCTTCCCTGTTGAACTACTTGCTCAAGCACTGGAAGTATTTCCTGGATATTTGATATCTTCTTATCTGTGATAAGTATATATGGATTTTCAAGAACTGCTTCCATCTTTTCTGTATCTGTAACCATGTATGCACTTACATATCCTCTGTCAAACTGCATACCTTCAACTATGTCTAACTCTGTTGCCATAGACTTGGATTCTTCAACAGTTATAACACCTTCGTTGCCTACCTTTTCCATAGCATCAGATATTAACTTACCTATTTCTTCGTCTCCAGCAGAGATAGCAGCAACTCTTGCTATGTCTTCCTTACCTTCTACAGGTCTGGAAATCTTCTTTATTTCCTCTACTGCCTTATCTACAGCCATCTTTATACCGTTTCTGATAAGTATTGGATTAGCTCCGGCTGTAACATTCTTTAAGCCTTCTCTGATTATTGCTTGTGCTAGTAATGTAGCGGTAGTAGTACCGTCTCCTGCTACGTCGTTAGTCTTTGTAGCAACTTCCTTTACCAACTGAGCTCCCATGTTTTCATATGGGTCTTCCAGCTCTATTTCTCTAGCTATTGTAACACCATCGTTTGTGATTAATGGAGCGCCAAATTTCTTATCAAGAACTACGTTTCTTCCCTTTGGTCCTAATGTAACCTTTACTGTGTCAGCAAGCATGTCAACGCCTTTTTGCATTTTTCTTCTTGCTTCTTCACCTAAAATAATGCTTTTAGCCATTCTAAAACCCTCCTATACTGCTTATAGATTATTCTACTACTGCCAATATGTCGTCTTGTCTAACTATTGTGTACTCAGCTCCGGATAATTTAACTTCTGTTCCGGAATACTTGGAGATTATAACTTTGTCTCCAACCTTAACTTCCATTTTAACTTCTTTTCCGTCTACATATCCGCCAGGACCAACAGCTACTACTTCTGCCTCCTGTGGTTTTTCTTTTGCTGTACCAGGAAGAACTATACCGCTTTTGGTAGTTTCTTCAGCTTCTAACTTCTTTAATACTACTCTGTCACCAAGTGGTCTAATGTTCATTTAAACCCCTCCTTAATGTATTATATTTATTATTT is from Clostridium thermarum and encodes:
- the groL gene encoding chaperonin GroEL (60 kDa chaperone family; promotes refolding of misfolded polypeptides especially under stressful conditions; forms two stacked rings of heptamers to form a barrel-shaped 14mer; ends can be capped by GroES; misfolded proteins enter the barrel where they are refolded when GroES binds); this encodes MAKSIILGEEARRKMQKGVDMLADTVKVTLGPKGRNVVLDKKFGAPLITNDGVTIAREIELEDPYENMGAQLVKEVATKTNDVAGDGTTTATLLAQAIIREGLKNVTAGANPILIRNGIKMAVDKAVEEIKKISRPVEGKEDIARVAAISAGDEEIGKLISDAMEKVGNEGVITVEESKSMATELDIVEGMQFDRGYVSAYMVTDTEKMEAVLENPYILITDKKISNIQEILPVLEQVVQQGRKLLIIAEDIEGEAMATLVLNKLRGTFTCVGVKAPGFGDRRKEMLQDIAILTGGEVISEELGRDLKEATLDMLGVAESVKISKENTVIVNGKGDKNEIHNRVAQIKRQIEETTSDFDREKLQERLAKLAGGVAVVKVGAATETELKEKKLRIEDALAATKAAVEEGIVPGGGTAYINVINEVAKLTANDPDAQVGINIIKRALEEPVRQIATNAGLEGSVIIEKVKASEPGVGFDALREQYVNMIKAGIVDPTKVTRSALQNAASVASTFLTTEAVVADIPEKNPAPMPGGGMGMDGMY
- the groES gene encoding co-chaperone GroES is translated as MNIRPLGDRVVLKKLEAEETTKSGIVLPGTAKEKPQEAEVVAVGPGGYVDGKEVKMEVKVGDKVIISKYSGTEVKLSGAEYTIVRQDDILAVVE